In a single window of the Candidatus Poribacteria bacterium genome:
- a CDS encoding peroxiredoxin, producing the protein MLPKIEVGQTAPDFIATDGNGETHQLSEFRGKQNVVLAFYPRDFGTGUTAEVCSLRDESSNFAKYDAQVFGITTNDADSHQKFSEENQLNFPLLVDTGRNLSLLYGATNALEGRIGRLTVIIDTEGKILEIDNAVNPSTHGPDLVNFFKTLETSN; encoded by the coding sequence GTGCTGCCGAAGATAGAGGTCGGACAAACCGCTCCCGATTTTATTGCTACTGACGGTAACGGTGAAACGCACCAATTGAGTGAATTTCGTGGAAAACAGAATGTCGTCTTGGCGTTTTATCCACGCGATTTTGGAACTGGCTGAACGGCAGAAGTCTGCTCACTCCGTGATGAGTCGAGTAATTTTGCCAAATACGATGCTCAGGTCTTTGGAATCACTACGAATGATGCCGATTCCCACCAGAAATTCTCCGAAGAAAATCAGCTGAACTTCCCGCTTCTGGTAGATACCGGTCGCAATCTTTCGCTCCTATACGGCGCAACAAATGCCCTTGAAGGTAGGATTGGGAGATTAACTGTTATCATTGACACAGAGGGGAAGATCTTGGAAATTGATAACGCGGTCAATCCCAGTACACATGGACCAGATTTAGTCAATTTCTTCAAAACGTTGGAAACATCGAACTAA